From Pirellulales bacterium:
GAGCGAATAGACAAGAAGCCTCCGGCCAACCCGTTTTGTTTCCGAATGGTTGCCAAAACCTTTGACGAGAGCGAATGGTTAGACTGTGGTGATCCAGCCCCGATGCTGGAATATCTGCTCAATAACGACATCCTCACCGACCGGAAACAGCGACTCCTCGATTGTGCATGCGTGCGCCGGATTTGGCATCTTATCCACGACATACGTGGGCGGCGCGCCGTCGAAATAGCTGAGCGGTACGTGGACGGGTTTGCTCGCGTCGACGAAATACGTGAGGCCCAGGCAGTTGCGCTTGCCGTTGCAAACGCCCAGTCTGGAATTGGTCCGCACGGCCGGGCGAATACATATCGCGTTTTGAAGGCCGCAGCGGAAGTCGCATGGGAGTTCAGAAGTGGTGCAGACCCTCTGCGTCATGCGGCCGAAGCATGCGCATGGAAAGGATCAACTGGCTATCGAGCGCCTCAACGACGACGCGGCCGAACGGTTCTGGCTGCCGAACGAAAAACCCAGGCGGCCTTGCTGCGCGACATTTTCGGCAGCCCATTCCACCCCGTGACCTCCGCACGATCATGGCGAACGCTCGAAGTTGTTCGCCTCGCCCAGACAATCTACGACGACCGGGCGTTTGCCCGAATGCCCGAATTGGGCGGCGCTCTGGAACGAGCCGATTGCCGGGATCGACCGATGCTGGCTCACTGCCGCCAACCAGGCCAGCATGTCCGGGGTTGCTGGGTCGTCGACTTGGTCCTTGGCTTGAACTGACAGTGTGAATGTTAATGGCACACCTCGGATCCGGTTTCCATTCGCACACGGAGCCGAGCAACACACTGGACATCTGATTCTGGAAATGTTATTGACTCCAAAGCAAAGGTCCGGCGCTATTTTCAGCCCGTGTGGAACGTGGCGCTATAAGCTGTGGCGCCGCTGGTCCCCGGCCGATCCGATGGTCGCCTTCGTCGGCCTGAATCCCTCGACTGCCGACCAGATCAACGACGATCCGACGGTCCGCCGCTGCATCGGCTTCGCTCGCCGCTGGGGATTCGGCGGCGTGTACATGCTGAACGTATTCGCATTCCGCTCGACGAATCCGCGAGCGCTAAAGGCAGCAGCCGACCCAGTCGGACCGGGGAACGACGCCACTCTGCTCAAGACTTGCCGGCGCGGCGACATGGTTGTAGCGTGCTGGGGAGTTTGGGGCGGGCTGTTTGACCGCAGCCAGGCGGTCATTGAATTGCTTAGCGACGTGCCGATCCATTGCCTGGGAATGACCCGAGGCAGGCAACCGAAACATCCGCTCTACTTGCGATCAACGACGGCAGCGGTCCGATACCCGCGCGTGGCGCCGTGAGCCGGGGCGGCGCTGTTGCGGCTTTGCACGTGATCCCGATGAAATCTGTCTTGTTTCTCTGCACCGGCAACTATTACCGCAGCCGCTGCGCCGAAATCCTTTTTAACCATGCGGCGACGGTTCAAGGTTTGCCATGGCGAGCCGACTCACGTGGACTGAGGCTTCATCCCGAGAATTCGGGACCGATTTCCCGCCACGTTGTGAAATTCCTCGAAGAGCAGGGAATTCACTTGGCCGAACCGATCCGGTTTCCGCGAAAGGTCTCGGAGTCAGATCTTGAGGCCGCCGACCTGGTCGTTGCCGTCAAGGAAACCGAACATCGTCCGCTGCTGCAAATCGAGTTCGCTGGCTGGTGCGAAACCGTGGAGTATTGGGCCATTCACGATCTGGAGGTGTGGTCACCGAGCGAAGCCCTGCCCGCGCTTGCCAGTCGGGTCGCTGAATTGCTGCGGAGTCTGATGGTGTGATTGCAATGGAGCAGTTGGCCGAGAGCTACGATCGCCAAGTATCTGTTGCTCCGGCTGCCCGCGGTCGGGGATAATGCGGCGATGAGCAAGCCGTCGACGCGACAAAGCCGTTGGTTTCAGTTCAGCTTACGCTTGCTGCGTCTGATGGTGACAGCATTTGTAGACAGCTCGGAGCGCGAAAACGCCCGCAGACTTGATTTCGCTGGCCGGCCGACCCCTACCAGATCTTCTCGCCCCACGCGCCGAGTTCGTGGAACGACAAGCTGCGTCCCCGACGCATCGCCAAGTATCCTTCCTCGCGAATCCCATCGTGCCAGGTTCGTAGCGCTTCGGCCGCCGTGCGGAGGTCCTCGATTTGCACCGGCAGGCACTCTTCCTCGGTTTGCGGCAGCCGGTGGCCATAGACGGCGCAGCCGTAGTGAGTGATGAGCACAATCCGCTCTAGCTCGTGCACATGGACGAGAAAGTCGAGTTGCTCGCGAGCAGCGGCGGCGAACGCTCCGTCGCCCTCGCGGGCAGCCAGCCAGGCTGGACCGC
This genomic window contains:
- a CDS encoding DUF1643 domain-containing protein, with amino-acid sequence MLLTPKQRSGAIFSPCGTWRYKLWRRWSPADPMVAFVGLNPSTADQINDDPTVRRCIGFARRWGFGGVYMLNVFAFRSTNPRALKAAADPVGPGNDATLLKTCRRGDMVVACWGVWGGLFDRSQAVIELLSDVPIHCLGMTRGRQPKHPLYLRSTTAAVRYPRVAP
- a CDS encoding low molecular weight phosphatase family protein, producing the protein MKSVLFLCTGNYYRSRCAEILFNHAATVQGLPWRADSRGLRLHPENSGPISRHVVKFLEEQGIHLAEPIRFPRKVSESDLEAADLVVAVKETEHRPLLQIEFAGWCETVEYWAIHDLEVWSPSEALPALASRVAELLRSLMV
- a CDS encoding carbonic anhydrase — translated: MSPPSIDSDSVRSSTLLELGPDLPIGVFTSTEPWHAERIGALALYCSDGRWGEAFDEFCHKRLAIPRHDRWAVPGGPAWLAAREGDGAFAAAAREQLDFLVHVHELERIVLITHYGCAVYGHRLPQTEEECLPVQIEDLRTAAEALRTWHDGIREEGYLAMRRGRSLSFHELGAWGEKIW